One window of Balearica regulorum gibbericeps isolate bBalReg1 chromosome 10, bBalReg1.pri, whole genome shotgun sequence genomic DNA carries:
- the DNAJB8 gene encoding dnaJ homolog subfamily B member 8, with the protein MVDYYKVLGLQKSASQDDVKKSYHKLALKWHPDKNPSNKEEAEKKFKVVAEAYGVLSDPQKRSLYDRSVKENRGQSAMGAQNGSFDSPYIFHDLEEIFREVYGGMDPFVHAFWDPFDNIRNNGENWHRRSGRGRNSRLFSDFMESFMPWNSFSPSEQPTFSFAEDAAGPHSVRSVLTTTEVINGKRITTRKITENGQERIEVEEDGQLRSVTINGRQHLKL; encoded by the coding sequence ATGGTGGATTATTACAAAGTCCTTGGACTGCAAAAAAGTGCCTCACAGGATGATGTTAAGAAATCCTACCACAAACTGGCACTAAAATGGCATCCTGATAAGAATCCCAGCAACAAGGaggaagctgaaaagaaattcaaagtaGTCGCTGAGGCATACGGGGTTTTGTCTGACCCTCAGAAGCGATCACTCTATGACAGGTCTGTTAAGGAGAACAGAGGACAAAGTGCCATGGGGGCTCAGAACGGCTCCTTTGATTCCCCTTACATATTCCATGACCTCGAGGAGATTTTTAGGGAAGTCTATGGAGGGATGGATCCCTTTGTACATGCTTTCTGGGACCCCTTCGACAACATCAGAAACAACGGTGAAAACTGGCACAGGAgaagtggaagaggaagaaactcCAGACTGTTTTCTGACTTTATGGAGTCATTTATGCCATGGAATTCATTCAGCCCCAGTGAGCAGCCCACCTTCTCCTTTGCTGAGGACGCAGCTGGGCCACACAGTGTCAGATCAGTGTTAACCACTACTGAAGTGATCAATGGCAAGAGGATTACCACCCGGAAAATCACTGAGAACGGGCAGGAGAGAATAGAAGTGGAAGAAGATGGCCAGCTGAGGTCTGTGACAATAAATGGGAGACAACACCTGAAATTATAA